The Candidatus Zixiibacteriota bacterium genomic interval GTATCGCTCTATACGACTCCTCAGTTGACGCTGGATACGCTCAGATGTGAACCGGCGCCGGTGTCGCTGGTCACCGGAATCGCCAGCGCCGAGGCTATCAGTTCAGGAGAGATCGTGCTCGATAGCACCGACATACAGATTCTAAAGAACGAAATGCTCTATATCAGGCAACAGCTCTTTCTCAGTGGCTCCGATACGGCCGGTGTCCTGCTTACAGAGAACGACTACATAACCATCAACGGACGTATCGAAGTCGAGTATCGCTTCGACGGCGAGTTTTAAAAGGAGCCTATCATGAAGAGCATAGTACTTAGCGATAATCGTCGGGGATGGCTCAGTTTTAGCCTGGTAACGATTACCATTGTTGTTGCCCTGTTTGCCCTGATCATCCAGAACGCAAACGGCCAGGGGATATCATCGGCTCGTAGCGTGGCGATGGGCTCGGCGGGTATATCGCTTGCCAGCGGCGCCGATGCCGCCCGGCTCAATCCCGCCAACCTGGGCTTCGCCCAGTATCAGTTGAAGGGGGTCGAGCTGGTAGGTGTGGGAGCCAATATCTCCAACAATTCCTTCACGCTCAGTGATTATAACAAATATACCGGCGCGTTTTTAACCGATGAAGATAAAGAATACATCCTTGATCGCGTGTCCGATGACGGTCTCAAACTGACGGCCGAAGCGGAGGCCACCGCCCTCGCGATAGCGATGGGACCCTTCGTGTTCGGCGTCGCCGGTAATGGCGTTGCCGATGTCAATCTCAACAAGGACATCATCGACCTGATCCTTAACGGCAATACCTTCGCCGATACCATCGAGGTCACCGGTTCTTATTCAGATGTTATCGCATACGCCTCGGCCTATTTGTCCTATGGCCGCTCTCTGTACAAATCGGGCTCGCGGGAATTCGCGGTCGGGGCCACTTTCCGCTATCTGCGAGGCTTTGCCGTCGAGCAGGTGGTTGAACTTCGGGGAATCGCGGCGACTTTCGCCACCGGATTCATGGGCGAAGGCAACATGGTTATCCAGACCGCTACCGGCGGCTCGGGTTACTCGGTTGATCTCGGGGCCGCGCTCAAGCTCAACGATAACTATACCGTTGGCGGCAGAATCAGAAATTTCGTCAGCGCCATCAAATGGACAAAAGACACCGAAGAGCACGGCTACTATTTCAGCTTCGATACCATGACGGTTGACAACATGGACGAAGACTATGTGGTATCCGAAGACTATACCGAAGAGATAGGCAGTTTCACTACGAATCTACCGTCCGTGATGACGCTGGGCGTCGCCAAGACTTCAGGAAAGCTTCTGTGGGCAGTCGATTGGGAACAGGGATTCAGCAGTGAAGTCGGCGGCACCACCAAGCCGCGCATATCAGCGGGCGCAGAATATTCCATCGTCTCGGCTTTTCCGCTTAGAATGGGCTATTCGGCGGGTGGCAATCGCAATAGCGCTTTCTCGTTCGGGTCCGGATTTCACCTGCCCTATTTCTTCGTCGACTACGCCTTTGTAACCGGGAGTTCGCTGTCAGGCTATTCGTCGAAGGGGCTCAATTTCGCTGTCACAACCGGACTGTATTTCTAAGCAAAGGGAGTTGGAATGTACCGCGCCGTTCGAACCAGATTTGCCATAGCCGTGATATCGGGGATGCTGCTTGGGGTCATGGTGCTTAGCCAGAGCACGGCAGCGGCCCCGCCGCATCCGGAGCTGCTTGAGGCGACCGCGCTCGAGAAGAAAGCTCCAGCCTACTTCATGACACACCAGGCCGATCTCAGAAGCGCGGGACTCGAATCCGGCCCGGCAAGTTTTGACCGCAAAGATGACAAACAGACCACCCTCCTGAGCCTTTCGCCGGAGGTTATGGGGTCCTTCAATGTGCTGGCGATATTGGTAACTTTCTCCGACAAACCGGCAGCCACCGGCGCATCCTATTTTGATGACCTGCTGTTCAGCACCACCAACGTCAGTGTCAGGCATTATTACCGGGAGGCATCGTACGCCCAGCTCGACATAGTCACCGTCAATTTACCATCCTCGCTGGGATGGGTGGGCGCTCCGCAGACGTACGCGTATTATGTTAACGGTGAAAACGGCGTGAACCCCGACAGTTATCCTAACAATGCTCAGAGATTGGTGGAGGACCTCGTGTCCATTGTCGACGGCTCGGTCAATTTCTCCCGCTATGATAATGATAATAACGGCTTCGTCGATGTTTTGATGGTCGTTCACGCCGGCCCGGGCGCCGAGTTTACCGGCTCGGATGACGACATGTGGTCGCACCAGTGGCAGATCACGCCGCGAGCGACCAATGATGGTGTTTATGTTTCGAACTACACAATGCAGCCGGAGTACCTGCTGGCCGCCGGCGACATGACCATCGGCGTCTTCGCCCACGAACTGGGACACGCCTTCGGACTGCCCGACCTCTACGATACCGATTACAGCTCAAACGGTATTGGCTCCTGGGGCATCATGGCTTTTGGAAGCTGGCTCGGTCCACGTGGGCTCGGTGAATTGCCGGCCGCTCCGTGCGCCTGGAGCCGCATCCAGATGGGCTTTAATCAAGCCACCAATGTAACCAGCAACGTAACGTCACAGACGATCTACGATGTCAAAAACGCACGCGACATCTATCGTCTCTGGACATCCGGGGCAATCGAGAACGAGTATTTCCTTGTGGAGAACAGGCAACGAACCGGGTATGACACCTACCTGCCTTCGGACGGATTGCTTATCTGGCACATCGACGATACCCAGGACGACAATGACAACGAGTGGTACCCGGGGCTTAATCCGGCATCGCATTATCTGGTCGCTCTCGAACAGGCCGATGGATTGTTTGAACTGGAGAAAGCAGCTGATGCCGGAGACGGAAATGACCCGTTCCCGATTTCCGGAGTGGCAAGCTCGTTCAACGCTCTGTCGGCCGTGACATCAAGCTCATATACGGACGGTAACTCGTACGTCTCGGTTGAAAACATATCACCTTCGGGAGATTCCATGACGGCTGATTTCTATGTTTCATTTTCGGGCAGCTATGAAGGCGATACCGAAGAAGACGATGATGCCGAAGATTCGGATATTCTCCCGACTTCGCTGAGGCTGTCTCAGAATTATCCCAACCCGTTCAACCCAACCACGACTATTTCATTTTATTCCCCGGACCCCGGTTATGCCGTTGTGGACATTTTTGACATCCTCGGACGACGAGTACAGACATTGCTTTCCCGCGATATTGCCGCCGGACAGACGGAAATCCAGTGGGACGGAACAAACAGCTCCGGCGGTTCGGTCGCTTCGGGAATATATCTGTGCAAGCTGGAGATGAACGGTCAGAAACAGCTAAGAAAGATGATACTGGCTCGATGACGAGAGCTCAATAGATGTAACTATCCGCAGTACTCCCCTACTGTACAGCAATACCCCGGCCACGATTGGTCGGGGTTTTTTTAATCAGGATACTCGTATTGAGGATGTTCGACAACCGGGTGGTTTTTCTGTTCTCGCATCGCCTTCTTATACCGAGTATGGCAGGCCTTACAGCGTTTGGGATCTTCCGTGTACCCTCTTTCCGCGAAGTACTCCTGTGCGGCAATAGTGAAGACAAACTCTTCGTTGCATTCAGTACAGATTAAGAACTTCGGCACGAAACCGTCAGTCATTAATCCCCCTCTCGTGTGAATGGACTGACTAATCCCTGTCAGACTCATTCTGGTAGTTGCTCTTTAACTATGTTAATTGATAGCCGGATACACAAATACTGTCAACAAAAAAACCGGGACAAAACTGTCTGTCATTTTTTTTGGCCGACAAACCGGAGCGATTTGGTGGTATTCCATCCGAAAGAGTAGTACGGTGGTTGAGTTATTTTTGAGGCGACGGAAATTACCAGAACGTCGACTGCGCCTGGAAATATTGATGGGTACCGATTGATAGTTCCCACTGATTCTGATCCGAGAAGGCCAGATCGATTCGAACGATATTCTTGGTGGACTTTTCAAAACCTATTCGTAGTCCGACTCCCACGCTGGAATGCATGCCCTTCAAACTGATCTCTTCGTCATCTTTCCAGACATTTCCGAAGTCGGCAAAGGCCACGGCGCCGAAGAGGGCCGACAGTATCTTGATGTTGGTGAAGAACCGACTCTCGACATTGAGCACGGCACGTCGATTGCCGGTCTTGAAGTATTTGTCATAACCCCGAATCCCGGTATTGCCGCCAAGGATAAGGTTGTTTCGCCCTGAGGCATCCCAATCCGACAGATAACTCACGTTAAGGGCCAGTGTAACGACGCCATTGACTCTGCGGTAGTAACGGCCTATGAATTGGGCCATGTGCCTGAGTTGTTTATCAGTATAGAACCACAGATAATGGACGTAATCGAGGCGCAGCAGATTTGAACCATCAGCCGTATATCGCGAGATCATGAATCTGGCGAGATCGTATTGATGCAGCTTGAAGTCGGAATTGAAGGCTCGTCCATACTCGGCCTGAGCGAAATAGCCGACAATAAAATCCTCGGTATACGCAAAACCGTCAATCTTGCGCATCTTCACGTAATCGAATTTGGAGGCTTTTGCTTCGAGCCCCACATAGTGGAACAGTGAATCGTCGGCGAAATTGCTCCGGGCAAGAAGGCTGTCCTCAGGCGCGGTTGAAAATATCGTCTGCTCTGAATTTCGTTCGTAACGATACTGATAGTTTACCTGTAGTCGCAACTTTCGGCTGTGGTCGCCAAGGCGGTAGGCATAGCTGGCGTCGAACTGATCGCCATCGACGTAAGACTCTCCGATCCTGATGGAATCGTTATATACGTCGCGTCGACCGCTGTAAGCGCTCAGAACACCGCTGAATGCCGTGTGTTGGCCGAGGTCGTAGAAAGGTCGGCCGAAGCTGAGGCTTTGGACTTCGGCGACAGGATTGTTGCTGAACGTCAGGCCGACTTGATAGGGCTTTCCCAGCAGGCGATTTTCGAAGAACTTCGATTCCACGTAATCGTCATCATCGGATTGAGAGTAATAGTACAACGACAGGAATTGATTGTTGCCGAGGAAGTTTTTCTCCTCAACGCCAATCTGCCAGCGGGTTTCGTTTCCCTCACGACTGTAATTTACGCCTCCCGAGAAGCTCCATTGGTCCACTGTCACCACCCGCAAAAGGAGGCTTCCATCGGGTAGTGTCACCGGTTCAATCCAAGCATCGTAAACATTCAGACCGTTACGAATATTGCGGGCGCTTTCTTCGGCCAGTACGGCCGAATAAGGGTCTCCCTCGCCGAGCAAGAGCTCCCGCTCTATAATGTACTTCCTCGTGGTTATGTGGAGTTTATTGGCCAGTTTGAAAATGAAGTGACTATAGGACTCTTCGTCGGTATTGTAGACATTGCGGTTGTCTATCACGACGCTGTCAATTAAGACACCGTCGAAACTCGAATAATCCGTGCCCTCCAGCGGCCGATCGGCCGAGCGGGTTGCACTACCAGCAAAGGCGCATAAGCTCAGCACTAAAATGAAAAGGGAAATGTATTTACCTGTCTGGCGGGACTTCAAACGCTGCTCCAGTTTTGCTCAATTTAACAAAAAGACGTATCCTGGCAAGATTTTCTTCACCAAAATCATCTTTTTGACCCCTAAGGGATGTTGAATTAGCTCCGATAATATAATAACCGCAAAATCTTTAAACATTACGGGGTTATGGCTAAAAAGAAGATAGGCGATTTACTTGTCGAAAAGGGGCTGATAACCTCTCAGCAACTTGAGGAGGGACTACGCGAACAGGGAGCGCTCGGCAAGCGACTCGGAGAAGCCCTTGTCTCAAAGGGCTATATCACTGAAGACCAACTGATTGACGCGGTCTCGGAGCGACTCGCTATTCCAAAAATCAGCCTGTCCTCCATGGTCATCGACCCGCAAATCGTGCAGAGGGTAAATGTCGATGTCGCACGAAGGTACATCCTGATACCTGTTTTCGAAATCGGCAACACGCTCACGATTGCGATGGCCGACCCTCTCAATATTATCGCTATCGATGAAATCAAATACCTCACCGGGATGAACATAAAAAGGGCTATCGCTACCGCTACCGAGATCAAGGACGCCATCGATCAGTACTATTCGGTTGGCGACTCCCTTTCACACATAATGGGTACCCGCAATGAGGAGGTCGCCAAGACTCTGGACGGTATTTCATCACTCACCGATCCTCAGTCCGAAACGCCCATCATTAAGCTGACCAACCTGATCATTGCCAAAGCCGTAAAGGAAAGGGCATCGGACGTTCATATCGAGCCGGAAGAAGCCCGCCTGAGGATACGGTACCGTGTCGACGGTGTCATGCGTGAAGAGGCCGCGCCGCCCAAGTCGATGCAGAACGAATTGATATCGCGCATCAAAATCGCGGCCAATCTCGACGTATCGGAGAAACGCGTGCCGCAGGACGGGCGGTTTTTCATGAAGGTCGAAGGTCAGACGGTGGATCTGCGTGTCTCCACCCTGCCAACGATTCATGGAGAAAAAATAGTCATTCGCCTGCTCGACCGTCGGAATCTTCTCTTGCGGTTCGAACAACTCGGTTTCAACAAGCGCCTTGAGGAGCGGTGGAAGAATGTCATTTACAAGCCTGAAGGGCTGGTTTTAATTTCCGGACCAACCTCAAGCGGTAAGACATCGACGCTGTATGCCGCCCTGCAGGAAATCAACTCAATCGAGAAAAATATTATCACGGTTGAAGACCCGGTGGAATATTCCCTGCCCCTGATTATCCAGATTCAGATAAACGAGAAGGCCGGACTGACTTTCCCGTCGACCCTGCGCTCGATCCTCCGTCAGAATCCCGACATCATAATGATCGGCGAGATACGTGACGCCGAGACGGCGCAGATGGCCATACGATCTTCTCTGACGGGTCATCTGGTTTTTTCCACGATTCACACCAACGACGCTCCATCGGCTATAACACGCCTTGTGGATATGGGCATTGAAAACTACCTGGTCTCTTCCGCTATCAAGGGCGTACTTGCTCAGAGATTAGTCAGAGTGAACTGTCCGGAGTGCAAAGAATCCTACCGTCCACCGGATCCAATCCTGCATCGGGCGGGGCTCATGGATTTGGCCGACCACATCGATTTTAAGCGCGGGGTAGGTTGTCCCGCGTGCAAGATGACCGGATTCAAGGGACAGACCGGCATTTTCGAATTCATTGAAGTCAATCCGGCCATAGCCGAGTTGATAATAAGCAACGCTTCACTGAACCGGATCAAAGAGGAAGCGCACAAGTACGGCTACATACCTCTTTTTGAGATGGGTCTCGAAAAACTCACCTCCGGTATTGTTTGCCTCGAGGAACTGCTCAAGGAGACATCGAATGTCGATGTCTACCGCGATCCGAACGTCAAGGTGAAAGTGACCGATTCCGATGCCAACGCAGTTCAGATATAAGGCTCTCGATGAAAACGGGGTTCAGCAGAAGGGCACTCTGACAGCCGATAACGCTGAACAGGTTCTCGAGTATCTTTCGTCGCAGAATTTTCTTCCGGTCAAGGTTTCCGCCATCAAGGCTAAACCGTCGTTTACCTTTTTCGGCTTCAGCCGAGCCGACTATGAGAATCTTATTATCTTTACGAACAACCTGGCTACCATGTATCGGTCCGGCATTCCCTTGTTGCGGGCGCTTTCGATTATCAAAGTCGGGCCCGAGGACGGCAAGTTCAACCTCGCGCTCAAGCAGATAAAGTACAGCATACAATCGGGTAAATCACTATCGGAGGCCATGGGCGAACACGATGATCTGTTTTCCCGTGTCTATCGTAACAGTATCGCCGCGGGCGAAGAATCGGGTCGGCTCGAGGATATTCTCGACGAGCTTTCGACGATGATGGAAAAGGAGATGGAGTTGTCCCGTCTGATTCGGTCCGGACTTCGCTATCCTGCCATCGTGATCCTCGTCATAGGTATCGCCTTCGTGGTCCTTATGACTTATGTCATTCCGCAATTTGTTGATTTCTACTCATCTTTTGACGCGGAATTGCCCCTTGCCACCAGAATCTTCATCGGGACGAGTAACTTTTTTACCAGATACTGGGCTGTTTTGCTGGGCGTTTTAGTCGCGGCGGGTTTCGGATTTCGAAAACTCGTCAGCAATGAAAAGGGCCGTCTGTGGGTCGATAGCCGGTTGTTGAGATTACCAATATTCGGGCAACTGATCCTGAAAGGGAACGTGGCTCGATTTTCCATGATGTTTCGGATTCTTTTCCGATCCGGTCTGCCCATCATTCATTCGCTGCAGATTCTGGCCGACTCGGTTAAGAATGTGGCTGTAAGTCTTGAGATTAAACGGCTGGAAGAGCTGTTTCGGCGAGGCTCTGATTCCAATCTGATGGACGAAGAGTTCGAGTTCTTTCCTGATATGGCCAAGCATATGATTGCTATAGGCTTAGAGACAGGCGCCCTGGAGCGGATGCTTGACGAGCTGGGGACATTCTACTCCAAGGAGGTTCAGTATACCTCCCGGCACCTGACAGCTATTCTCGAACCGCTTCTGACCTTGGTTGTCTCCGTTTTCGTGCTGATTATGGCTCTGGCTATATTCTTGCCGATGTGGAACTTAATCAAAGTTTTTAACGGTTAGAGGGGGTTAAAAAAAAGGGCTTTTTTACCGATTTATAGAAGAGTAAACCATTTTAGAAACCAATTACACCTGCTAGGAGGAAGTATGTCTTTCAAAGCGAACCAGAAAGGTTTCACCTTAATCGAATTGGTCATGATCATCGTGATCCTCGGCATTCTTGCTGCTGTGGCCATCCCGAAATATCAGGATCTCTCGGGCGAAGCCAAAGAAGCAGCGGCCAGAGGCGCGCTCGGCGCCCTGCGCTCAGCCATCACAATCTATTATGCCAACCACGCTGTAATCGACAGTGCGCACTGGCCTCCGATAGACTCCGTGCGCGCGGCTATCATGGCACAGGGCGTTCCGAAAAATCCGTATTGCGCCGATGCCGATCATCCGGACTCTGTCGTTACCGGCGTTACCAAGGGTACACTCGTGGGCACGGATTGCGGATGGGCTTATCTGGCCGCCGATGGCGAGATATGGCTTAACAGCGACGTAGCTGGCGAGAACGAGTGGTAATAGAATAATTACCGTGACTTCATCGCATTCAAAA includes:
- a CDS encoding M6 family metalloprotease domain-containing protein, whose protein sequence is MYRAVRTRFAIAVISGMLLGVMVLSQSTAAAPPHPELLEATALEKKAPAYFMTHQADLRSAGLESGPASFDRKDDKQTTLLSLSPEVMGSFNVLAILVTFSDKPAATGASYFDDLLFSTTNVSVRHYYREASYAQLDIVTVNLPSSLGWVGAPQTYAYYVNGENGVNPDSYPNNAQRLVEDLVSIVDGSVNFSRYDNDNNGFVDVLMVVHAGPGAEFTGSDDDMWSHQWQITPRATNDGVYVSNYTMQPEYLLAAGDMTIGVFAHELGHAFGLPDLYDTDYSSNGIGSWGIMAFGSWLGPRGLGELPAAPCAWSRIQMGFNQATNVTSNVTSQTIYDVKNARDIYRLWTSGAIENEYFLVENRQRTGYDTYLPSDGLLIWHIDDTQDDNDNEWYPGLNPASHYLVALEQADGLFELEKAADAGDGNDPFPISGVASSFNALSAVTSSSYTDGNSYVSVENISPSGDSMTADFYVSFSGSYEGDTEEDDDAEDSDILPTSLRLSQNYPNPFNPTTTISFYSPDPGYAVVDIFDILGRRVQTLLSRDIAAGQTEIQWDGTNSSGGSVASGIYLCKLEMNGQKQLRKMILAR
- a CDS encoding DUF5723 family protein, with product MKSIVLSDNRRGWLSFSLVTITIVVALFALIIQNANGQGISSARSVAMGSAGISLASGADAARLNPANLGFAQYQLKGVELVGVGANISNNSFTLSDYNKYTGAFLTDEDKEYILDRVSDDGLKLTAEAEATALAIAMGPFVFGVAGNGVADVNLNKDIIDLILNGNTFADTIEVTGSYSDVIAYASAYLSYGRSLYKSGSREFAVGATFRYLRGFAVEQVVELRGIAATFATGFMGEGNMVIQTATGGSGYSVDLGAALKLNDNYTVGGRIRNFVSAIKWTKDTEEHGYYFSFDTMTVDNMDEDYVVSEDYTEEIGSFTTNLPSVMTLGVAKTSGKLLWAVDWEQGFSSEVGGTTKPRISAGAEYSIVSAFPLRMGYSAGGNRNSAFSFGSGFHLPYFFVDYAFVTGSSLSGYSSKGLNFAVTTGLYF
- a CDS encoding type II secretion system F family protein, whose protein sequence is MPTQFRYKALDENGVQQKGTLTADNAEQVLEYLSSQNFLPVKVSAIKAKPSFTFFGFSRADYENLIIFTNNLATMYRSGIPLLRALSIIKVGPEDGKFNLALKQIKYSIQSGKSLSEAMGEHDDLFSRVYRNSIAAGEESGRLEDILDELSTMMEKEMELSRLIRSGLRYPAIVILVIGIAFVVLMTYVIPQFVDFYSSFDAELPLATRIFIGTSNFFTRYWAVLLGVLVAAGFGFRKLVSNEKGRLWVDSRLLRLPIFGQLILKGNVARFSMMFRILFRSGLPIIHSLQILADSVKNVAVSLEIKRLEELFRRGSDSNLMDEEFEFFPDMAKHMIAIGLETGALERMLDELGTFYSKEVQYTSRHLTAILEPLLTLVVSVFVLIMALAIFLPMWNLIKVFNG
- a CDS encoding zinc-ribbon domain containing protein; the encoded protein is MTDGFVPKFLICTECNEEFVFTIAAQEYFAERGYTEDPKRCKACHTRYKKAMREQKNHPVVEHPQYEYPD
- a CDS encoding ATPase, T2SS/T4P/T4SS family, yielding MAKKKIGDLLVEKGLITSQQLEEGLREQGALGKRLGEALVSKGYITEDQLIDAVSERLAIPKISLSSMVIDPQIVQRVNVDVARRYILIPVFEIGNTLTIAMADPLNIIAIDEIKYLTGMNIKRAIATATEIKDAIDQYYSVGDSLSHIMGTRNEEVAKTLDGISSLTDPQSETPIIKLTNLIIAKAVKERASDVHIEPEEARLRIRYRVDGVMREEAAPPKSMQNELISRIKIAANLDVSEKRVPQDGRFFMKVEGQTVDLRVSTLPTIHGEKIVIRLLDRRNLLLRFEQLGFNKRLEERWKNVIYKPEGLVLISGPTSSGKTSTLYAALQEINSIEKNIITVEDPVEYSLPLIIQIQINEKAGLTFPSTLRSILRQNPDIIMIGEIRDAETAQMAIRSSLTGHLVFSTIHTNDAPSAITRLVDMGIENYLVSSAIKGVLAQRLVRVNCPECKESYRPPDPILHRAGLMDLADHIDFKRGVGCPACKMTGFKGQTGIFEFIEVNPAIAELIISNASLNRIKEEAHKYGYIPLFEMGLEKLTSGIVCLEELLKETSNVDVYRDPNVKVKVTDSDANAVQI
- a CDS encoding prepilin-type N-terminal cleavage/methylation domain-containing protein, with the protein product MSFKANQKGFTLIELVMIIVILGILAAVAIPKYQDLSGEAKEAAARGALGALRSAITIYYANHAVIDSAHWPPIDSVRAAIMAQGVPKNPYCADADHPDSVVTGVTKGTLVGTDCGWAYLAADGEIWLNSDVAGENEW